One window of Triticum dicoccoides isolate Atlit2015 ecotype Zavitan chromosome 5A, WEW_v2.0, whole genome shotgun sequence genomic DNA carries:
- the LOC119299128 gene encoding uncharacterized protein LOC119299128 gives MVPYASNEKERNRKKIRYLEMTTQQKDALLEKNRAYKRGKRKRNHTDVPSGSSYPSPHTPATGLQPSHINSHTGGRDDEDDYDAHGIFEPMGPVAEMMECLHTVRTGDTLSDDDDEECRLFSVQGNEFESYRVTDDGSHALDAHDPYDYVYKNLPSKHHVLKPVKDCVHCGAMRFEYEGPAFCCRKDKVKIFIPEVPQDQRRLFTSQVDMDAKYFRKHIRYFNSHFSFTSLGVTLDNRVNTVARTDVYTFHAHGQLYHRLDHLVPGDHEPKHLQLYIYDTDEALEHRVKCSPDLDINLIRKILRIL, from the exons ATGGTACCATATGCTTCCAATGAGAAGGAACGCAACCGTAAAAAGATAAGATACTTAGAAATGACCACGCAGCAGAAAGATGCTTTGTTGGAGAAGAATCGTGCTTACAAAAGGGGAAAGCGGAAGCGGAACCATACTGATGTGCCAAGTGGATCCTCATACCCGTCACCACATACTCCTGCCACTGGATTGCAGCCATCTCACATAAATAGCCATACAg GaggtagggatgatgaagatgactatgacgcCCACGGTATCTTTGAGCCAATGGGACCGGTTGCTGAAATGATGG AATGTCTGCATACCGTCCGAACTGGCGACACCCtgtccgatgatgatgatgaggaatgTAGGCTATTCAGTGTACAAG GTAATGAGTTCGAATCATACAGAGTGACAGATGATGGTTCGCATGCTTTAGATGCTCATGATCCCTATGACTATGTCTACAAAAATCTACCAAGCAAGCATCATGTTTTGAAGCCAGTAAAGGATTGTGTACACTGTGGAGCAATGAGGTTCGAGTATGAAGGCCCAGCCTTCTGTTGTAGAAAGGATAAGGTCAAGATATTTATCCCAGAGGTTCCTCAAGACCAACGACGATTGTTTACAAGTCAGGTAGACATGGATGCAAAGTACTTTAGAAAGCACATTCGATATTTCAACTCCCACTTCTCCTTCACAAGCCTTGGAGTTACCCTTGACAATCGGGTCAACACCGTGGCAAGAACCGATGTATATACATTCCATGCTCATGGTCAGTTGTACCACCGTTTAGACCATCTTGTACCAGGTGATCACGAACCCAAGCATTTGCAGCTGTACATTTATGATACAGATGAAGCCTTGGAACATAGGGTCAAGTGCTCTCCAGATCTTGATATCAATCTCATACGGAAGATTCTTCGTATATTATAG